One Streptomyces sp. RPA4-2 genomic window carries:
- a CDS encoding aldehyde dehydrogenase (NADP(+)) translates to MTLTGHLLIGSSNVPASAGTMKALDPATGEYIGPEFAFGGPAEVDRAARLADDAFDSYNRTGPKERAAFLDLIADRLDGINQELAERAALETGLPVAQLQGEAAKAASQFRQFADVVRAGRFRDAAIDPAQPERQPRPRMDHRLQKIAIGPVAIFGASNFPISYSVAGGDTASALAAGAPVVLKAHNAHPGASELQARAIRDAVIGSGLHEGVFSMVRGAGNEIGEALVDHPLIKAVTFTGSERGGMALYRRAQLRPDPIPVFAEMTSVNPTFVLPAALAARGAETGDGFAERMLVNVGQACLKPAVLLAVDGPGYAGMREAAAARVNAMDARTMLTPGIHDAYDQGARRLRESGADTLTEGPEPQGPWEGRSRLLEVDGERFLADPGLAEEVFGPAALLVRLTDMAQLLEVARTFRGQLSATMHLDEADHGDAALLLPILERRTGRIVVNAFAHPQEVGDATIHGGPFPATTDSRFTSVGMTSIDRFLRPVTYQGFPDALLPDTLAADNPLGLPRLVDGHLTRD, encoded by the coding sequence ATGACACTGACCGGACACCTGCTGATCGGTTCGTCGAACGTCCCGGCATCCGCCGGCACGATGAAGGCACTCGACCCCGCGACGGGGGAGTACATCGGACCGGAGTTCGCGTTCGGCGGCCCCGCCGAGGTCGACCGTGCCGCGCGCCTGGCCGACGACGCCTTCGACAGCTACAACCGCACCGGACCGAAGGAACGCGCCGCGTTCCTCGACCTGATCGCGGACCGGCTGGACGGGATCAACCAGGAGCTGGCCGAGCGGGCCGCGCTGGAGACCGGCCTGCCCGTGGCGCAGCTCCAGGGCGAGGCGGCCAAGGCCGCCTCCCAGTTCCGGCAGTTCGCCGACGTGGTCCGCGCGGGCCGCTTCCGCGACGCCGCCATCGACCCGGCGCAGCCCGAGCGGCAGCCGCGGCCGCGGATGGACCACCGCCTGCAGAAGATCGCCATCGGGCCGGTCGCCATCTTCGGCGCGAGCAACTTCCCCATCTCCTACTCCGTCGCCGGCGGCGACACCGCCTCCGCGCTGGCAGCGGGCGCCCCGGTCGTCCTCAAGGCCCACAACGCCCACCCGGGCGCCTCGGAGCTCCAGGCGCGCGCCATCCGCGACGCGGTCATCGGCTCAGGGCTGCACGAGGGGGTGTTCTCCATGGTGCGAGGTGCGGGCAACGAGATCGGTGAGGCACTGGTGGACCATCCGCTGATCAAGGCGGTGACCTTCACCGGTTCCGAGCGCGGTGGCATGGCGCTGTACCGGCGGGCTCAGCTGCGTCCCGACCCGATCCCGGTCTTCGCCGAGATGACCAGCGTCAATCCCACCTTCGTCCTGCCCGCGGCGCTCGCGGCGCGTGGCGCCGAGACCGGCGACGGGTTCGCCGAGCGCATGCTCGTCAACGTCGGTCAGGCCTGCCTGAAGCCCGCCGTACTGCTCGCTGTCGACGGCCCGGGTTACGCCGGGATGCGCGAGGCGGCCGCGGCACGGGTGAACGCCATGGACGCGCGCACCATGCTGACCCCGGGCATCCACGACGCGTACGACCAGGGCGCGCGGCGACTGCGCGAGTCCGGCGCCGACACCCTCACCGAGGGCCCGGAGCCCCAGGGCCCCTGGGAGGGCCGCTCGCGGCTGCTGGAGGTCGACGGGGAGCGGTTCCTGGCGGATCCCGGACTGGCCGAGGAGGTCTTCGGACCGGCGGCGCTGCTGGTACGCCTGACGGACATGGCCCAACTCCTCGAGGTGGCCAGGACGTTCCGCGGTCAGCTGTCGGCGACGATGCACCTCGACGAGGCCGACCACGGTGACGCGGCCCTCCTGCTGCCGATCCTGGAACGGCGTACCGGCCGGATCGTGGTGAACGCGTTCGCCCACCCACAGGAGGTCGGTGACGCGACCATCCACGGCGGACCCTTCCCGGCCACCACCGACAGCCGCTTCACCTCGGTCGGTATGACGTCCATCGACCGATTCCTGCGACCCGTCACGTACCAGGGTTTCCCCGACGCGTTGCTGCCGGACACCCTCGCCGCGGACAACCCCCTGGGGCTGCCGCGCCTGGTCGACGGCCACCTCACCCGGGACTGA
- a CDS encoding PP2C family protein-serine/threonine phosphatase yields MLLSPLALTAVIGFLAVLTPQDVPFSRLLPAAPALAASVWSVRATLALGVICLLPVVGYAVAVSDMTTLYTAGAIGAVTLAAVYASHLRLQRERTLAQVRAVADATQEVLLRPVPDRVRNLEIATLYLAAAPQARVGGDFYAAADTPHGLRLVLGDVRGKGLRAVGVSAAILGSFYEAAYESTDLSQLAHRLDTTLTRYNIAVPAEDTPERFATVVIVEFPPTGAHVSVLSCGHPPPLLIRDGATLAIEPAAPSPPVNLAALIGCEYHVDRIPFTRGDLLLLYTDGVTETRDADGDFFPLTTWTAHTAADSPSALLRTLHQALVRHSDGHLDDDIACVAILNAPRHHGP; encoded by the coding sequence GTGCTGTTGTCCCCCCTCGCGCTGACAGCCGTGATCGGCTTCCTGGCCGTCCTCACGCCGCAGGACGTCCCCTTCAGCCGCCTGCTCCCGGCAGCACCGGCACTGGCCGCATCGGTCTGGTCGGTCCGAGCGACCCTCGCCCTGGGGGTGATCTGCCTGCTCCCGGTCGTCGGCTACGCCGTGGCCGTCTCCGACATGACGACCCTGTACACCGCGGGCGCGATCGGCGCCGTCACCCTGGCCGCCGTCTACGCCAGCCATCTGCGCCTCCAACGCGAACGCACCCTCGCCCAGGTCCGCGCGGTGGCCGACGCCACCCAGGAGGTCCTCCTCAGACCGGTTCCCGACCGGGTCAGGAACCTGGAGATCGCGACCCTCTATCTCGCCGCGGCGCCGCAGGCCCGTGTCGGCGGCGACTTCTACGCCGCCGCCGACACCCCTCATGGCCTGCGCCTCGTCCTCGGAGACGTCCGCGGCAAGGGTCTGCGCGCCGTCGGCGTCTCCGCCGCCATCCTCGGTTCCTTCTACGAAGCCGCCTACGAGTCCACCGACCTGTCGCAGCTCGCACACCGCCTGGACACCACACTCACCCGGTACAACATCGCCGTCCCCGCCGAGGACACCCCGGAGCGCTTCGCCACGGTCGTCATCGTCGAGTTCCCGCCGACCGGCGCGCACGTCTCGGTCCTCAGCTGCGGGCACCCGCCGCCCCTCCTCATCCGCGACGGCGCCACCCTGGCCATCGAGCCCGCGGCGCCCTCGCCGCCGGTCAACCTCGCCGCGCTCATCGGCTGCGAGTACCACGTCGACCGGATCCCCTTCACCCGCGGCGACCTGCTGCTGCTCTACACCGACGGCGTCACCGAAACCCGCGACGCCGACGGCGACTTCTTCCCCCTCACCACGTGGACGGCGCACACCGCAGCCGACTCCCCCTCCGCGCTCCTGCGGACCCTTCACCAAGCCCTCGTGCGCCACAGCGACGGCCACCTCGACGACGACATCGCCTGCGTGGCCATCCTCAACGCCCCACGTCACCACGGTCCCTGA
- a CDS encoding MFS transporter produces MRWDLVRGGTRLPRAVRLLVVARAVNRLGAFSLSFLTVLITTGFGASAAVAGCVSAAFGVATIPSRLAGGRLADRIGRRRTIVLGLTGCAVAQLGLAAADSLATAVCCAVLLGLVFEIYEPPSQAMIADVVAPDEQVRAYGLLNAALAAAGMGAGLLAAGVGHWDLRRLFVVDAFTCLLCALAVRLFLPADRRVAAAATDQRSSIAPWRDRALLRMLAAGTSFAVVYLQIMITLPLALDHEGLRPADAGLLFTASALTITAGQPLMRWRRLAALSAPVALTVGHLLLALGLAGYAFAHSLLAHLTSTVVWSVGDLLLVGRAHAVVASLAPPGGTGRYLAVYGTSWGIAGVAAPLAGTQLLEHAGPAGLWSATAFVCLLLAALQPVLVRAAALPGTHDELRSAATELTHGSAH; encoded by the coding sequence GTGAGGTGGGATCTGGTGCGGGGCGGGACACGGTTGCCGCGAGCGGTGCGGCTGCTGGTCGTGGCGCGAGCGGTGAACCGGCTGGGAGCGTTCTCCCTCTCGTTCCTCACCGTGCTCATCACGACGGGGTTCGGGGCCAGCGCCGCCGTCGCCGGATGCGTGAGTGCCGCCTTCGGCGTCGCCACGATCCCCTCCCGCCTGGCCGGCGGACGACTGGCCGACCGGATCGGCCGGCGCCGCACGATCGTGCTGGGCCTGACCGGGTGCGCGGTGGCACAACTGGGGCTCGCCGCCGCCGACAGCCTGGCGACCGCTGTCTGCTGCGCCGTGCTGCTGGGCCTCGTCTTCGAGATCTACGAACCACCGAGCCAGGCGATGATCGCCGACGTCGTGGCGCCGGACGAACAGGTCCGCGCCTACGGCCTGCTGAACGCGGCGCTGGCCGCGGCCGGCATGGGCGCGGGACTTCTGGCGGCGGGGGTGGGCCACTGGGACTTGCGCCGGCTGTTCGTCGTCGACGCCTTCACGTGCCTGCTCTGCGCCCTCGCCGTGCGCCTGTTCCTCCCCGCGGACCGTCGCGTCGCGGCAGCGGCCACCGATCAGAGGTCCTCCATCGCCCCGTGGCGCGACCGCGCGCTGCTCCGCATGCTCGCGGCCGGGACGTCGTTCGCCGTGGTCTACCTCCAGATCATGATCACGCTCCCGCTCGCCTTGGACCACGAAGGACTGCGCCCCGCCGACGCCGGCCTGTTGTTCACCGCCTCCGCACTCACCATCACCGCGGGACAGCCGCTGATGAGGTGGAGGCGGCTCGCCGCCCTCTCCGCGCCCGTCGCCTTGACCGTCGGTCACCTGTTGCTGGCGCTGGGACTGGCCGGGTACGCGTTCGCGCACAGCCTGCTCGCCCACCTGACGTCCACCGTGGTGTGGAGCGTGGGAGACCTGCTCCTCGTCGGCCGCGCCCACGCGGTCGTGGCGAGCCTGGCCCCGCCCGGCGGCACCGGGCGCTACCTGGCGGTCTACGGCACCAGCTGGGGCATCGCGGGTGTCGCCGCCCCCCTGGCGGGGACGCAACTGCTCGAACACGCCGGACCAGCGGGCCTGTGGAGTGCGACGGCGTTCGTCTGCCTGCTGCTCGCGGCCCTGCAACCCGTCTTGGTCCGGGCCGCCGCCCTCCCCGGTACGCACGATGAACTTCGTTCGGCGGCGACCGAGTTGACGCACGGGTCGGCTCACTGA
- a CDS encoding CGNR zinc finger domain-containing protein: MTSQVMFDGHVVTLLDVAVSLVNVLTDGARQGRPYTAPRGDRLPGAVHDALPPAPGRAAVEPEHATYLAQTAERMREVFDAVDAGRTDRAAELVNALLRTTGARPQLDRVDGEPWQVHFHGADDSLSVGWSAGCATALALAIGSDLAGRLGVCAAPRCDRVYVDNSRNAVRHFCSDACRGRVKAAAFRSRRAAQD; this comes from the coding sequence GTGACCAGTCAAGTGATGTTCGATGGTCACGTAGTGACGCTGCTCGATGTGGCTGTCTCGCTCGTGAACGTGCTGACCGACGGCGCCCGGCAAGGCCGTCCCTACACCGCCCCGCGGGGTGACCGGCTCCCCGGGGCCGTTCACGACGCGCTGCCGCCGGCCCCCGGCCGCGCCGCGGTCGAGCCGGAGCACGCGACCTACCTCGCGCAGACGGCCGAACGGATGCGAGAGGTGTTCGACGCCGTCGACGCCGGCCGCACCGACCGGGCCGCCGAGCTCGTGAACGCCCTGCTGCGCACCACCGGGGCCCGTCCTCAACTCGACCGCGTCGACGGTGAGCCCTGGCAGGTTCACTTCCACGGTGCCGACGACAGCCTCTCCGTGGGATGGAGCGCCGGATGCGCCACCGCCCTCGCCCTGGCCATCGGCAGCGACCTCGCCGGACGCCTCGGGGTCTGCGCGGCACCGCGATGTGACCGCGTCTACGTCGACAACTCCCGTAACGCGGTGCGCCACTTCTGTTCGGACGCGTGCCGCGGCCGCGTCAAGGCGGCGGCCTTCCGCTCCCGCCGGGCCGCGCAGGACTGA
- a CDS encoding NAD(P)H-dependent oxidoreductase yields the protein MTDLSPRTLVLLGHPDLARSRINQAMAGAARGLDHVTLHDPHAVYPDRRLDIAAEQRLVSDNEVIVLQFPLHWYSVPGFLKQWLDEVMTRGFAYDTRGLLTGKTLLVVTSTGGVADAYRPGAFHRFTMTELLRPLEQTAHRMGMTFGRPLVLHDARGVSDDELAEHTERYRRLLITGPLPHQGLAAWPPVSPAVRG from the coding sequence ATGACCGACCTGTCCCCCCGTACCCTCGTCCTGCTCGGCCACCCGGACCTCGCCCGGTCGCGGATCAACCAGGCCATGGCCGGTGCCGCCCGCGGCCTGGACCATGTCACCCTGCACGACCCGCACGCCGTCTATCCCGACCGGCGCCTCGACATCGCGGCCGAACAGCGTCTGGTCAGCGACAACGAGGTGATCGTGCTGCAGTTCCCCCTGCACTGGTACTCCGTGCCCGGCTTTCTCAAGCAGTGGCTGGACGAGGTCATGACCCGCGGCTTCGCCTACGACACCCGCGGACTGCTCACCGGCAAGACGCTGCTGGTCGTCACGTCGACGGGCGGGGTCGCCGACGCCTACCGGCCCGGCGCCTTCCACCGCTTCACCATGACCGAACTGCTGCGGCCGCTGGAACAGACCGCTCACCGCATGGGCATGACCTTCGGCCGGCCGCTCGTCCTCCACGACGCACGCGGCGTCAGCGACGACGAACTGGCCGAGCACACCGAGCGGTACCGAAGGCTGCTCATCACCGGCCCCCTCCCCCACCAGGGCCTGGCCGCATGGCCTCCGGTCAGCCCTGCCGTGCGCGGGTGA
- a CDS encoding GlxA family transcriptional regulator, with the protein MERLEPMPQQQDAERRVAILAFEGVTLIDVAGPADVFSHAGRYGPGYEVSVVSPDGTDVRTSTGLTLHVESAAADIGPAHTVLVPGAYGMVDHPFDPALVEAVRRLTAGAERIASVCTGAFLLAEVGLLDGRRATTHWRQAKEFARRYERVAVEADALYVRDGTILTSAGVSSGIDLALAMVEDDHGPRVAREVAEAMVVFMQRPGGLSQFSAPSRRHVARDHPLRALLDAIAADPGRDHSVPAMAAMAAVSVRQLTRLFHDEIGTTPARYVEMVRLETAQAQLQAGHTVAVAAARSGFGSAETLRRVFTSRLGISPAAYRDHLGVP; encoded by the coding sequence GTGGAGAGGCTGGAGCCGATGCCGCAGCAGCAGGACGCCGAACGCCGGGTCGCGATCCTGGCCTTCGAGGGCGTCACGTTGATCGACGTGGCGGGCCCCGCGGACGTCTTCAGCCATGCGGGCCGGTACGGGCCGGGCTACGAGGTGAGCGTGGTGTCGCCGGACGGCACGGACGTACGGACCTCGACCGGGCTCACGCTGCACGTCGAGTCCGCCGCGGCGGACATCGGTCCCGCGCACACCGTGCTGGTGCCCGGGGCGTACGGCATGGTGGACCACCCTTTCGACCCCGCCCTGGTGGAAGCGGTCCGGCGGCTGACGGCCGGGGCGGAGCGGATCGCGTCGGTGTGCACGGGGGCGTTCCTGCTGGCCGAGGTGGGACTGCTCGACGGACGCAGGGCCACGACGCACTGGCGGCAGGCGAAGGAGTTCGCCCGCCGCTACGAGCGGGTCGCGGTGGAGGCGGACGCCCTCTATGTGCGTGACGGCACCATCCTGACCTCGGCGGGAGTCAGCTCCGGCATCGACCTGGCCCTCGCGATGGTGGAGGACGACCACGGTCCGCGGGTGGCACGGGAGGTGGCCGAGGCCATGGTGGTGTTCATGCAGCGCCCCGGCGGGCTGTCGCAGTTCTCCGCACCGTCCCGCCGCCACGTCGCCCGCGACCACCCGCTGCGGGCACTGCTGGACGCGATCGCGGCCGATCCCGGCCGCGACCACAGCGTCCCGGCCATGGCGGCCATGGCGGCGGTCAGTGTGCGGCAGCTGACCCGCCTGTTCCATGACGAGATCGGAACCACCCCGGCCCGCTACGTCGAGATGGTCCGTCTGGAAACCGCGCAGGCCCAGCTCCAGGCCGGCCACACCGTCGCGGTGGCCGCGGCCCGGAGCGGATTCGGCAGTGCCGAGACCCTCCGCCGGGTGTTCACCAGCCGCCTCGGCATTTCCCCCGCCGCCTACCGCGATCACCTCGGCGTGCCCTGA
- a CDS encoding TetR/AcrR family transcriptional regulator: protein MRTWAENDPKARLMARKREAIISAALAAFLDEGYGGSSVNRIAASAGVSITTLYRHFDSKGDLFVAVIQEACDTAAQTADPSWMELAPSEGLAEAGRELLEHILSEQQLALFRVVARDAGRFPELGLRYQQEIVGNRVGLFTRYLSQWPAELRSRVGDPVRAAHVFSALLQAEIVDAALLGGPVPDADAIRGRALEAGGDLLALVEAGRL, encoded by the coding sequence GTGCGCACCTGGGCGGAGAACGACCCCAAGGCACGTCTGATGGCGCGCAAGCGCGAGGCGATCATCAGTGCCGCCCTCGCCGCCTTCCTGGACGAGGGGTACGGCGGAAGTTCGGTCAACCGCATCGCCGCGAGCGCGGGTGTGTCCATCACGACCCTGTACCGACACTTCGACAGCAAGGGCGATCTCTTCGTCGCCGTCATCCAGGAGGCCTGTGACACCGCCGCGCAGACCGCGGACCCGTCCTGGATGGAGCTGGCGCCTTCGGAAGGCCTCGCGGAGGCGGGTCGCGAACTCCTCGAACACATCCTGTCCGAGCAGCAGTTGGCGCTGTTCAGGGTGGTGGCCCGGGACGCGGGACGCTTCCCCGAGCTCGGCCTCCGCTACCAGCAGGAGATCGTCGGAAACCGCGTCGGCCTGTTCACGCGGTACCTGTCCCAGTGGCCGGCGGAGCTGCGCTCAAGGGTCGGCGACCCCGTACGGGCCGCGCACGTCTTCTCGGCCCTGCTCCAGGCGGAGATCGTGGACGCGGCCCTGCTCGGCGGCCCGGTCCCCGACGCGGACGCCATCCGCGGCCGCGCTCTGGAGGCCGGCGGTGACCTGCTGGCCCTCGTCGAGGCCGGACGGCTGTGA
- a CDS encoding NmrA family NAD(P)-binding protein — MPTTGAPRVLVLGATGRIGTAVVRTLEATPGQVVPVRASRSKATVEQWIKEGKEAVRIDLDDPGTFPRALEGIDRAFLMTGYTSAMNHQTKSLVDAAEDAGVGFVVHLGVFGDGRSTDPHFAWHELVERYIAGSRLAWAHVHPHVFMENLLGINRLRDGRMVWPMGDKRVGWVAGEDIAAVVAKVLAEGPESHAGKDYYLSADLLNGAEVAEILSAALGREIPALVLTPDDLQRMIDAGLDTTPAGMDAAYAASTLVWLRQTFEGRMDYSAHTTGTVQDLLGREPVHFGSWVAAHRQELLDQLR; from the coding sequence ATGCCCACCACAGGCGCCCCGCGCGTACTGGTCCTCGGGGCCACCGGCCGCATCGGAACGGCGGTCGTCAGGACGCTGGAGGCGACGCCCGGCCAAGTGGTCCCGGTGCGCGCTTCGCGCAGCAAGGCGACCGTCGAGCAGTGGATCAAGGAGGGAAAGGAGGCGGTCCGCATCGATCTCGATGACCCCGGCACCTTTCCCCGCGCGCTGGAGGGCATCGACCGGGCCTTCCTCATGACCGGCTACACCTCGGCGATGAACCACCAGACCAAGTCCCTGGTGGACGCCGCCGAGGACGCCGGCGTCGGCTTCGTGGTGCACCTGGGCGTCTTCGGCGACGGACGCTCCACCGACCCGCACTTCGCATGGCACGAACTGGTGGAGCGCTACATCGCGGGCTCCCGGCTGGCCTGGGCGCATGTGCACCCGCATGTCTTCATGGAGAACCTGTTGGGCATCAACCGGCTGCGCGACGGCCGGATGGTGTGGCCGATGGGCGACAAGCGGGTCGGCTGGGTCGCCGGTGAGGACATTGCGGCGGTCGTGGCCAAGGTGCTGGCCGAAGGCCCCGAAAGCCACGCGGGCAAGGACTACTACCTGTCCGCCGACCTGCTCAACGGCGCCGAGGTGGCCGAGATCCTCTCCGCCGCCCTCGGGCGGGAGATCCCCGCGCTGGTGCTGACCCCGGACGATCTGCAGCGCATGATCGACGCGGGTCTGGACACCACGCCCGCCGGCATGGACGCCGCGTACGCGGCCAGCACGCTGGTCTGGCTGCGGCAGACCTTCGAGGGACGTATGGACTACTCCGCGCACACCACCGGCACGGTCCAGGACCTGCTCGGCCGCGAACCCGTCCACTTCGGCTCGTGGGTCGCCGCCCACCGTCAGGAACTCCTCGACCAGCTGCGCTGA
- a CDS encoding SpoIIE family protein phosphatase, giving the protein MSRGQRHDHAKADTAASNGARGFEKALFEQARAGLEVYDTDLRVLRANPAVLAMRGLPASQVIGVGLQDLDPQLPLSPIIREVMAEASPVFDRPVSTYPAADPGNRHDYAVTGYPLREHGRSIGAASMIHEVTDQVRRQEELDLLSIARARIGSSLDAARTAQELTEIGVPDFADAIAVDLLESVFAGDAPVGPVTDQPPMKRAGFKAREGQYGAYPIGSTSHFAIPTPYTQALADLRPRLVESVVSARRWLANDRLRAEFIRRTGVHSLIVTPLTVHGLVLGLASFYRAGSHPEPFDEEDLSLATQLAARTALCIDNARRFTREHTVATTLQRSLLPRTAPMTAAVESSHCYMPGRYGAHWFDVLRLSSCRIGLVIGYVPGEDLLASVVMGRLRTAVSTLAAMDLPPDELLVHLDDVAQRLAREQDSDPLTLLHARPPFTASCVYLTYDPVTRRCTAASAGHESPLVTSPQGVVSELDVPRGEPLGRGVPYELRTTQLTAGSLLSLFSDGSADRYPADADERVSRLRETVADASADPAEICDAAAYKVLRGTAPEDGAALLVARTRSLAPDHVATWTFPSEPVSVREARRATRDRLAQWGLEDHVFVTDLVVSELATNVIRHAEGAIRLRLILDRTLTVEVSDDADTAPHLRHARLQDEGGRGLFLVASMTRHWGTRYEDGGKTIWAEQSLTAA; this is encoded by the coding sequence ATGTCTCGTGGACAACGACACGATCACGCGAAGGCCGACACCGCCGCGTCGAACGGAGCGAGAGGCTTCGAGAAGGCCTTGTTCGAGCAGGCCAGGGCCGGGCTGGAGGTCTACGACACGGACCTTCGCGTTCTCCGGGCCAACCCGGCGGTTCTGGCCATGCGAGGCCTGCCCGCGAGCCAGGTGATCGGGGTCGGCCTTCAGGACCTGGACCCCCAGCTCCCGCTGTCGCCGATCATCCGCGAGGTGATGGCGGAAGCCTCCCCGGTGTTCGACCGCCCGGTGTCGACGTACCCGGCGGCCGATCCGGGCAATCGGCACGACTATGCCGTCACCGGCTACCCGTTGCGGGAGCACGGCCGGTCCATCGGGGCCGCCTCCATGATCCACGAAGTCACGGACCAGGTCCGCCGGCAGGAGGAACTGGATCTGCTGAGCATCGCGCGCGCCAGGATCGGATCGTCCCTGGACGCGGCGCGCACCGCGCAGGAACTCACCGAGATCGGGGTGCCCGACTTCGCCGACGCCATCGCCGTCGATCTGCTGGAGTCGGTGTTCGCGGGCGACGCGCCCGTGGGCCCGGTCACCGACCAGCCGCCGATGAAGCGCGCCGGATTCAAGGCCCGCGAAGGGCAGTACGGCGCCTACCCGATCGGCAGCACCAGCCACTTCGCGATCCCCACGCCGTACACCCAGGCGCTGGCCGATCTCCGCCCGCGGCTGGTCGAATCGGTCGTCTCGGCCCGCCGGTGGCTGGCCAACGACCGGCTGCGCGCCGAGTTCATCCGCCGGACCGGCGTGCACTCACTCATCGTGACCCCGCTGACGGTGCACGGGCTCGTGCTCGGGCTGGCCAGTTTCTACCGGGCCGGTTCGCACCCCGAACCCTTCGACGAGGAGGATCTGTCGCTGGCGACACAGCTCGCCGCCCGCACCGCCCTCTGTATCGACAACGCCCGCCGCTTCACCCGTGAGCACACGGTCGCGACCACGCTTCAGCGCAGCCTGCTGCCGCGGACGGCGCCGATGACGGCGGCGGTGGAGTCGTCGCACTGCTACATGCCGGGGCGGTACGGCGCGCACTGGTTCGACGTCCTCCGCCTCTCCAGCTGCCGGATCGGCCTGGTCATCGGATACGTGCCGGGAGAGGATCTGCTGGCCTCCGTCGTGATGGGACGCCTGCGCACCGCGGTCTCCACGCTGGCCGCCATGGATCTGCCGCCCGACGAGCTGCTGGTCCATCTCGACGACGTCGCCCAGCGGCTCGCCCGCGAACAGGACTCCGACCCGCTGACCCTGCTGCACGCGCGGCCGCCCTTCACCGCCTCGTGCGTGTATCTCACGTACGACCCGGTCACCCGCCGGTGCACGGCGGCCTCGGCGGGCCATGAGAGCCCCCTGGTCACCAGCCCCCAGGGCGTGGTCAGCGAACTCGACGTACCGCGCGGCGAGCCACTCGGCCGTGGTGTGCCCTACGAACTCCGCACCACGCAGCTGACGGCCGGAAGCCTGCTGTCCCTCTTCTCGGACGGCAGCGCGGACCGCTATCCGGCCGATGCCGACGAGCGGGTCAGCCGGCTGCGCGAGACGGTCGCCGACGCCTCGGCGGACCCCGCGGAGATCTGCGACGCGGCAGCGTACAAGGTGCTGCGGGGAACGGCACCGGAGGACGGGGCCGCGCTGCTGGTGGCCCGGACCCGGTCCCTCGCGCCGGACCACGTCGCGACCTGGACCTTCCCGTCCGAGCCGGTCTCGGTCCGCGAGGCCCGGCGGGCGACACGCGACCGACTGGCGCAGTGGGGTCTTGAGGACCATGTGTTCGTCACCGACCTGGTCGTGAGCGAACTCGCCACCAACGTGATCCGCCACGCGGAAGGAGCCATCCGGCTGCGTCTGATCCTCGACCGCACACTGACCGTGGAGGTCAGCGACGACGCCGACACCGCGCCGCACCTGCGCCACGCCCGCCTCCAGGACGAGGGAGGGCGGGGTCTGTTCCTGGTCGCCTCCATGACCCGGCACTGGGGCACCCGGTACGAGGACGGCGGCAAGACCATCTGGGCCGAACAGTCGCTGACGGCCGCCTGA